Within Mycobacterium heckeshornense, the genomic segment GCTCGCCGGTGGCGGTGTCCAGCCCGCAGGGCAGGTTCGCCCGATCGGCGTCTGCTGTCGACGGGCTGGTACTGCGGCGCGCCAGCGTTTGGGGCAAGCACCTCTTCCACCACTACGTCGACGGTCCAACGGTGCATGTCCACCTCGGCTTGTACGGTCACTTCACGGAGTGGGCCCGTCGTCCCGGACTCGCCATCCCGCCACCGGTGGGGCAGGTGCGGATGCGGATGGTCGGTGCCGAATACGGCACCGACTTGCGTGGGCCGACGGTGTGCGAACTGCTCGACGAGGCCCAAGTGGCGGACGTGGTGTCGCGGCTTGGCCCCGACCCGCTGCGCCGCGATGCCGACCCGGCCTGGGCATGGACGCGGATTGCCAAGTCCCGCAGGCCAATCGGGGTCTTGCTGATGGATCAAACGGTGATCGCCGGCGTCGGCAACGTGTACCGCAACGAACTGCTTTTCCGCCACGGCATCAACCCCTATCGGCCCGGTCGGGCGATCACCGGCGCGGAATTCGACGCAGCCTGGCGGGACCTCGTGACGCTGATGAAGGTTGGGCTACGCCGCGGCAAAATCATTGTGGTACGGCCAGAACACGACTGCGGAGCGCCGCCATACCTGCCTGACCGCCCACGCACCTATGTGTATCGCCGTGCCGGAGAGCCATGCCGGATCTGTTCGGCGACGATTACCGCCGCTGAGATGGAAGGTCGAAATATCTTCTGGTGTCGGGTATGTCAGCGGTGAAAATGGCAGGTGAGATGCGAAGTGAGGTCAACGACGTTGCCGCTCAGGGGATTCCTGGGCAGTGGTGCCGATCGATATAGGCCGCACGCCGAGAAAGACACAGTTTATTCATAGATACCTTGGGTATAACCGTATCCGTGAATAGATTCGCACGATTTGCCACAGCGACAGCCGCACTTGCCGTTGGTCTCGGTTTGGCCGGGTTGGGTGCCGCAGCCAGCGCTCAGGCCCAGCCAGGCCCTTTCCCGCGATGGTGCCCTGGTGAGTTTTGGGATCCTGGCTGGGGGGATAACTGGGACTGGGACCACTGCCACGACAACTGGCGTGGACCTGGTGGGCCGCCGCCCCCGCCGGGATGGGGGCGGGGTGGGCCACCGCCGCCACC encodes:
- a CDS encoding Fpg/Nei family DNA glycosylase is translated as MPEGHTLHRLARLHQRRFAGSPVAVSSPQGRFARSASAVDGLVLRRASVWGKHLFHHYVDGPTVHVHLGLYGHFTEWARRPGLAIPPPVGQVRMRMVGAEYGTDLRGPTVCELLDEAQVADVVSRLGPDPLRRDADPAWAWTRIAKSRRPIGVLLMDQTVIAGVGNVYRNELLFRHGINPYRPGRAITGAEFDAAWRDLVTLMKVGLRRGKIIVVRPEHDCGAPPYLPDRPRTYVYRRAGEPCRICSATITAAEMEGRNIFWCRVCQR